One Hemibagrus wyckioides isolate EC202008001 linkage group LG09, SWU_Hwy_1.0, whole genome shotgun sequence DNA segment encodes these proteins:
- the LOC131359865 gene encoding choline transporter-like protein 4 — MMINKKEKNNEYGEPAPYDPTFSGPVQKRACTDVLCCIIFFAAMVGYVILGGAAWLYGNPQYIIYQQNSAGGFCGIGPNVDKPNIFYFDVLKCASAANVTAATFKGLQCPTTQVCVKRCPSTFWFLPPKAFIAGAKPKEFFQQELCDPSLDLARTTLTIQEILNKDLCPAYYMPTKQVQGKCLPSFDPKDIPSDFSVPGLTLDEKTLKNIMDATSALRSGFNAKSMKVRIIEDLAFTWYWILIGLVITLVVSMVLILLMRFCVSVVVVVLLVGVLSVGAYGRFLIFLNTDSGILLMLIYSHAHESCILQSKMSDILQVKEIWLAFLVIVSLLEFILLVLFVSCLRKGFLKALAMMRQCSKAMGAMFSVMVFPLVTFLLVTLCVSFCAVTSINLATSGLPVYYKVALNSSNPECAVITGNQPCVPESFKASDYPNCPVRCVFAQYDEEGGYHTGSLAFGAVFVNMFQGIRIVLQYLKNVTKGGQRCSWCCCPLIIILRSCFCALDTVIKYFNRNTYIMIAVYGDNFFISARNACMLWGRNKDRVLVVDRVTDLLLFFGRLLVVGAIGVLAFCFFSGEIRVSADIFQAELLNFCWLPILVLMVGSYFIALGCFSVYSMGVDTFTLCVMDDLERHDGTLQRPYMSRSMMEILQKQKEFDV; from the exons atgatgatcaataaaaaggagaaaaataacGAGTACG GGGAACCTGCCCCATATGATCCGACATTCAGTGGCCCTGTTCAAAAAAG gGCATGTACTGATGTCTTGTGCTGCATTATTTTCTTTGCTGCGATGGTTGGATATGTTATTCTCGGGGGGGCTG CTTGGCTTTATGGAAACCCCCAATATATTATCTATCAGCAGAACTCTGCTGGAGGATTCTGTGGAATTGGACCCAATGT TGACAAACccaacatattttattttgatgtgCTGAAGTGTGCCTCTGCAGCCAATGTAACAGCTGCAACGTTCAAGGGCCTTCAATGTCCAACGACTCAA gtgtgcgtTAAGAGGTGCCCTTCAACCTTTTGGTTTTTGCCCCCGAAGGCATTCATTGCAGGGGCAAAACCTAAAGAATTCTTCCAACAGGAGTTGTGTGACCCCAGTTTGGACCTTGCTCGGACCACACTG ACAATACAAGAGATCCTGAACAAAGATCTGTGCCCAGCATATTATATGCCAACCAAACAAG ttCAGGGAAAATGTTTGCCAAGTTTTGACCCAAAGGACATTCCATCAGATTTCAGTGTCCCTGGATTAACTTTGGATGAAAAAACACTGAAGAACATAATGGATGCTACAAG CGCTCTCCGTTCAGGATTTAATGCGAAATCCATGAAAGTCAGGATCATTGAAGATCTTGCCTTTACGTGGTATTGGATATTAAT aggTTTGGTGATCACTTTGGTGGTAAGTATGGTGCTTATTCTGCTGATGCGattctgtgtgtcagtggtgGTCGTGGTGCTTCTCGTCGGTGTCCTATCAGTGGGAGCATATGGTAGGTTTCTGATTTTCTTGAACACTGATTCTGGCATACTGCTAATGCTGATTTACTCACATGCTCACGAGTCCTGCAT TCTTCAATCCAAGATGTCAGACATCCTTCAAGTGAAGGAGATCTGGCTGGCTTTCT TGGTGATTGTGTCCCTGCTGGAGTTCATCCTATTGGTGCTGTTTGTTTCATGTTTAAGAAAAGGATTTTTGAAAGCTTTGGCAATGATGAGGCAGTGTAGCAA GGCAATGGGTGCCATGTTCTCTGTAATGGTGTTTCCTTTGGTCACATTTCTGCTGGTCACACTCTGTGTGAGCTTCTGCGCAGTGACTAGCAT AAATCTGGCTACTTCTGGACTGCCAGTGTACTATAAAGTTGCACTGAATTCATCAAATCCAGAATGTGCTGTCATCACAGGCAACCAACCATGTGTCCCAGAg tCTTTCAAGGCTTCGGACTACCCCAACTGTCCTGTGCGCTGTGTCTTTGCTCAATATGATGAGGAAGGCGG GTACCATACTGGCTCCTTGGCGTTTGGTGCTGTCTTTGTTAATATGTTCCAGGGCATCCGGATTGTGCTGCAGTATCTTAAAAATGTCaccaaag GTGGACAGAGATGCAGTTGGTGCTGTTGTCCTCTGATTATCATCCTGAGATCATGCTTCTGCGCCTTGGATACCGTCATCAAATACTTCAACAGGAACACATACATAATG aTCGCGGTCTATGGAGACAACTTCTTCATATCAGCTAGGAATGCTTGCATGCTCTGGGGAAGGAATAAGGACCG AGTACTGGTGGTGGACCGAGTTACGGACTTGCTGCTGTTCTTCGGAAGACTGCTCGTGGTTGGAGCAATAG GTGTTTTGGCTTTCTGCTTCTTCTCTGGAGAAATCAGAGTGTCAGCAGACATCTTCCAGGCTGAGCTGCTAAACTTTTGCTGGCTGCCTATTCTT GTCCTGATGGTTGGATCGTACTTCATTGCTCTCGGCTGCTTCAGTGTGTACAGCATGGGTGTGGACACGTTCACCCTGTGTGTCA TGGATGATCTGGAGCGCCATGATGGGACTCTACAGAGACCCTACATGTCAAGGAGCATGATGGAGATCCTTCAAAAGCAAAAAGAATttgatgtttaa